A window of Maioricimonas rarisocia genomic DNA:
GGCCGGCCGGAAGCGGAAAGACGACAACGCTCTACGCCTGCCTCCGCGAAACACTCTCCAGTCCGATCGTGCGCAGCGTCTGCTCGCTGGAAGACCCCGTCGAGGCGGTCATTCCCGGCGTCTCTCAGTCACAGGTTCGCCCCGGCCAGGGCTTCGACTACGCCGTGGGGCTGCGGTCACTGGTTCGCCAGGACCCCGAGGTCATCATGGTGGGCGAGATCCGGGACCGCGAGACGGCCGCCACCGCACTGCAGGCCTCGCTCACGGGTCACCTGATCCTGACGTCGTTTCACGCCGGCAGCGCGGCCGCCGCCGTCAGCCGACTCTGCGACATGGACATCGAGTCGTACGTCCTCCGCAGCGGTCTGCTGGCCATTCTGTCCCAGCGCCTGCTGCGGATTCTCTGCCCGGAATGCCGCCAGCCGTCAAACGACCCCGCCGACGCCGTGGGATTGCCGCTCGACTCACCATGGATGGCTCCCGGCTGCCCCGCCTGTCGGCAGACCGGCTATCACGGACGTCAACCGGTCGCGGAGTTGCTCCGGCCCGACTGGCCCGCCGTCGGCCAGGCCATCCTTTCGCGCAGCGACTCGACGGTCATTGCCGATCAC
This region includes:
- a CDS encoding GspE/PulE family protein, whose translation is MSESYSQPLQAAFDRLSSDSSQYVPQLVDQLLSAARDAAASDIHLIPLENRTDLQILWRVDGVLHEVATIPDVATNVVSRLKVLAGLLTYKTDVPQEGRLQWSDRDVELRLSTFPILSGEKGVVRLFVGSGQYRQLNDLSLPSDVVTELKRLLTATSGMLLVSGPAGSGKTTTLYACLRETLSSPIVRSVCSLEDPVEAVIPGVSQSQVRPGQGFDYAVGLRSLVRQDPEVIMVGEIRDRETAATALQASLTGHLILTSFHAGSAAAAVSRLCDMDIESYVLRSGLLAILSQRLLRILCPECRQPSNDPADAVGLPLDSPWMAPGCPACRQTGYHGRQPVAELLRPDWPAVGQAILSRSDSTVIADHATEAGMQTCFDRAVALAASGETNAAEVRRVFGILGEA